The genomic stretch AAGGTTTTGGACTTTTAATTGGTGCACTTGTATATTTCTTTTGTGATAATGTGGATGATTGATGTTATTCGGAATCCGAATTGATAATCCTTTCTTTTAGGCTTCCCTTGGAGCCCGGAAAGGTCGTTTTGGAAGAGATATCAAGTCCGATCAAGATCATGATGATCAGAAAAACGATACTTACCAGTAGAAATATTTTTTTCTTTGTTTTCATATTGAAATCTTTTCGCCTATTTTTCCAATATAAATTTTGCCAAAAGTAGTTTAAACTTAACGTTAATAAAAAACTAAAAGCCCCTAAAAACGTTAAAACAGCCAAATCTTGGTTTATTTCATATAAGGCAAAATTGACAAACTATTACTTCTTAACCATTTTCTTTAACTACCAAATGTACGAACTTATCAATAAGGATGTTATTTTTCAGTTCTTAGGAGATGACCCTGAACTCATTCGCCCTATGCTGGAAATGGTATTGAACAACAACCTCACCGAACTGGAGGAACTCGACAGCCTTTATCAGAAGGGCAACTACGACGAAGTGAGAATAAAAGTACACAAAGCAAAGTCCGCGATGGGCTATGTCGGCGCTTCTTCCACCAAAAATTTGCTTCAGGAAATCGAAAAGGATGTGGCCAATACCTATCCAAAAAACATCTCAGCGCTTAAGGCGGAAATTGAAATCATCAAAAAGGAAATTTCCGATTTTTTGAAAAGCATGTAACGGGCTTTTATTCATAAGCTTTCGTAACCATTTAACCTTTTTGCCTTGCAAGATTTAGACTTCTTGATCATATTGGGGAAAAATCCCAAATATGAAAAAAATTTGTTTACTGTTTTTAGTTGTTTTCGGTACCATCGTAAGTACCTTCGCCCAAAAAAGTGTACTTTCCGTGGAAAAGATCATGCAAGATCCCTCTTGGATGGGCACTTTTCCCTCAGATGTCCACTGGAGTGCAGATAGCAAAACCATCTACTTCAACTATAATCCAGAAAATAACCCTACCGATTCCCTTTATAAAATACAGCTATCCGATACTGAAAAAATCATCAAAGTCCCCGCTAAAGAAGCTCTTGGCCTTATCCCCTCTTCCGGTGATTTTAATGAAGCCCAAGACCTAAAAGTCTACACCCGCAATGGGATTTTATTTTTATATGATTTTAACGAGCATCAGGAGCAACAACTCCTTGAACTGGGAGACCGAATTTCCCAACCAGAATTCCTGGCTGATGAAGCAGTCATTGCATTTCAGCTTTCAAACAACATGTTCACCTATCACCTGGCTTCAGGTGAAATCAAAAAGCTCACCCACATCAAAGATGGAGAAAAGCCCGCAAAAAAAGAAGCACAATTATCTGAAAAGGACAATTGGCTGAAATCCGAAAATCTTGACTTGCTCCAAGTCATCCACGAGCGGGAGACCAAAAAAGAAAAGCGAAAAGCCTATCGTGAAGCGACGAAAGAAGCTGAAAAATTCACCTTTTATACTGAGGAAAAGCGATTGGCAAACCTTAAGATATCCCCAGATGCGAAATTCGTCACTTTCAATTTAATTACCCCTTCGAAAGAACGGAAAAACACCTTTGTCCCTGATTACACAGACGTCACAGGATACACCAGTGACCTTGATACCCGCCCAAAAGTAGGCGATGAAGCCTCCAAGGTAGAAATGGCTATTTATAACTTGGAAAAGGACACCGTCTACTATGTCCAAACCGACCAATTGCCGGGTATCAAAGACCTTCCTGACTATGTAAAAGACTATCCTGAACGGAAATGGAAAGAAGAAAACCGCCCAGTCATTACTTCAGGAGCTTATTTTTCTCAAAACAGCCAAGCGATGGTCAACATCCGCTCCACAGACAATAAGGATCGGTGGATTGCACTTCTTGACTTGGAAGATGGCACTTTAAAAACACTTGACAGGCAGCGTGATGAAGCCTGGATTGCTGGTCCTGGCATCGGCTATAGTTTTGGGGGAGGCACCTTGGGGTGGCTTCCAGATGGTGAGCATATTTACTTCCAATCAGAAGCTACTGGATATTCCCACTTGTATCTTTACAATGTAAAAAACAATAAGAAAAAAGCCCTTACCAAAGGAGCATTTGAAGTATTTTCCCCATCCCTTTCACGTGATGGCAAACACTGGTATTTAAGCTCCTCCGCCATTCATCCCGGGGAGCGCCATTTCTACAGGATGCCCGTTATGGGCGGAAAAATGGAAAAACTCTCCTCCATGGAAGGAAACAACAAGGTAAGCCTCTCTCCAGATGAAAAGCACCTGGCAATCTTGCACAGTTACAGTAACCAGCCTTGGGAACTATACCTAAAACAAAACAGTGATAAAGCCAAAGCCGTCCAGCTTACTTCAGGCCAAAGTGAAGCATTCAAAGCCTATGATTGGAAGGACCCTGAATTGATCCATTTTGAGGCACAGGACGGTGCCAAGGTGCCGGCTAGACTGTATACCCCTGCCCCATCCACTGCCAATGGCGCAGCGGTGATCTTCGTCCACGGAGCAGGATACCTCCAAAATGCCCATAAATGGTGGTCCAGCTATTTCAGGGAATATATGTTTCACAATTTACTAACCGACTTAGGCTACACCGTTCTGGATATTGATTACAGGGGAAGCGCCGGCTACGGCCGGGATTGGAGGACGGGGATCTACCGTCACATGGGCGGTAAAGACCTTTCTGACCAAGTGGATGGTGCCCAATACCTGATCGATGAATTGGATATTGATTCGGAAAAAATAGGCATTTATGGCGGCAGCTACGGTGGCTTCATCACCCTGATGGCCTTATTTAACGAAGCTGACACCTTTACCTCTGGAGCGGCCTTGCGCTCCGTGACAGACTGGGCACATTATAATCACGGTTACACTTCCAATATCCTTAATGAGCCGTTTAACGACCCCATTGCCTACCGCAGGAGTTCGCCGATTTACTTTGCCGAAGGGCTGGAAGGCAATCTCCTTATCGCCCATGGCATGATAGACGTCAATGTGCATTTCCAGGATGTGGTCAGGCTTTCACAACGGTTGATCGAATTGGGCAAAGACAACTGGGAAATGGCCGTTTATCCGGTGGAAGACCACGGTTTTGTAGAGCCTAGCAGCTGGACAGATGAGTACAAGCGCATCCTCAAGCTCTTTAATGAAACACTACTGGATTAACGTATTATAAAAAGTATTTGCTCAATGGAAGTTTATTCTCCTACTGGGTACGAAAAGGTACCCAGTAGGTAATTCGGTGGTAGTTGCCCCCTGTAGCGCTGCGGTTAAGTTAACAGCACCTCTTGTCCCGACTGCCTGGACAAAAAGGATAACAGCAGGTGCAGGATCGATAAACCGGTGGTCATCCTTGCCTATCTATGGTCAACCGCTACTTTAGCCTGACCACATAGAAAGGTGCAAAGGATTAAAAATATGCACTATACTTTCCGCCACTACACCATCAAACAATTATTTTAGGTGTGTTAATTTAACCAAAAATAATTTTAACTTAGTAGACAAAACTTACTTTACCCCCCAATTTTAACCTAAATAACCTGTATGAAAATCCTAAAAATCATCCTGCTGTCGATCCTGGGACTTGCGTTATTGGTACTCATCATTGCCTTCTTTGTGCCCAGGGAAATGAATGTCCAAAAAAGTGTGGTCATCAATCGCCCTGTGGAGCAGGTTTTTGACTATGTCAAGATGCTCAAAAATCAAAATGAATTTTCCGTTTGGATGACGATTGACCCCAAAATGAAAAAGGCATACGAAGGAGTAGATGGCACAGTAGGAGCCATCACTAAGTGGGACAGCCAACATAACGACGTAGGACAAGGAGAGCAGGAAATTATAGGTATCGAAGAGAATACACGTATCGATTATGAACTCCGATTTATCAGGCCATTTGAGTCCACCGCCCAAGCTTATATGATCACAGAAAGCACCTCTGCAAACCAAACCAAGGTAACTTGGGGCTTTCATAGTGAAAGTAAATATCCAATGAACCTTGTCCAAAAAGTGATCGGACTAGAGAAAATGCTAGGGGACCAACTTCAGCAAGGACTGGACACGCTCAAAGGACAAATGGAGGAGTAAAGTTTAGATTACAGTAAACATTATATGAATTACATCCGCTGTTCTTGGCTCTTCTCCTGAGCGCACGTCGAAGGATGAAGTGCTGTTCCTTTATTGTAATCAGGAGCTTCCCTTAAAGGGGGGGTATACTCCCCTTTAGATTACCTTAATCGATTACGACCATCTCCACTCTCCTGTTCTTTTCCCTTCCTTCGGTGGTACCATTATCTGCAATAGGCTCACTCCCACCCAATCCGCGAAGCATGATCCGCTCAAATTGGACGCCATGGTCTACCATATAATCCCTGATGGCACCTGCCCGCTCCATAGAAAGCTGCTTGTTGAGGGCTACATTGCCGACATTGTCCGTGTGGCCTTCCAATCTGATCTTCTTGGATGGATTCTCCTTCATAAAATCCACCAATTGATCGATATAGGTCAAGGAATTTTGATCAGCTAGTTCTGCTGTCCCCTTCTTAAATAAAACCTCTTGTAAAACCAAACTCGTTCCTTTATCGGCCGGTGTAAGCATCACCAGTTCCTTTTCTCCAAAATCAGTCACCAAGATCGTCTCAGGAAGGTAGTTTTCGGATGAGATGGTCACTTTCGCGGTGTTTTCCCGCAAGGGAAGTTCTTGGGCTCCTTTAAGCCCTTCCTCGACACCTACTTTATCTCCGTTTGCATTCTTAAAAGTCACTTTAAAAGGAATTTCAGCATTGGTGTTTTTATCCAAAGCACTGACTTTGATAAGGCTATTGAGAGTGGCTGCTTCCATCACAGTTTCCTGGTCCTCCGAAACTTTCTCCACTAATTTCTCCTCAACAACGACCGTTTCTTCAGTCAGCTCCTCTTTTTCCTGAGCTATTTCAGCTACCTGCTCTTGTTCCTTCTCAGCAGCAAAAGGGACATTTTCTTCTCCTCCAGGCAACGTGGCCACTTCTGAGACAGTTTCTTCCACAGCTACCTCACTGGTCACATTGGCCGTACTGGTCACTGGAGCTGGGGTGTTTTCACTTACAGGGAAACTGGCTGCCAGGAATCGACCATTTTCCGCGGGCGAGACTTCTTCCAGGACGATCTCTTCCTTCCTTCTCATCAGAATATCGCCATAACCTTCACTGTTTTGGGTAGTGGTGACAAAAGCTGTAAATGGGCTGTTAGGATCGATAAAATACGAGAGTTCGACCCCTCTGGAATTGATGTCGTCCTTTAGCATTTTGGGTTTGCTCCATCGCTCCCAAGAATCATCGAGTCGCTGGGAATAGTAAATGTCCCTGCCTTCACCAGTGCCGTGTCCGTTGGAAGAAAAATACAGCACTTGTTTGTCATTGGATAAAAAAGGCGTCATTTCCTGCTCATAGCTGTTGACATCAGCACCAATATTCTTTGGCACCGACCATTTTCCTTCAGCCTGCTTAAAACTCACATAGATATCCTCATTGCCAAAAGTCCCATATGTATTCATGGACATGATCAGGATATCACCGGAGGGGTGCAGCCGTGCGCTAAAACTCTTTCCGTTATTCTTAAAACTCCCAAAATCAAGCTGGTACTCATATTTCCAGTCTGTTTCACCAGTACGCCGATAAAGGTGAATGCCATGGGGTTTCTTCTTGCCATCGTGATACACCAATGCCGAATTGTCATCCGGAAACCCAATGAACAGATCGTAGCCCGTGGTACTCAGACTGGCCACGGGCTTGGCTTCTTGCCATTGGTTAAAATCATCCTTTTTGCTGTACCAAACATCGCCATAATCCCTACTGCCTCCAGTATTATCAGGATGGAAGGCCACGCTGAGGAACAGCTCTTCCCTTGAAGAAAGCACGGGCTGCTGCTCATCATATGGGGTATTGACCTGCTTGAGGGCATAGATCCCTTGGGCAAAAGATGGAGTAAATGCACAAAAAGCAAGCACAGGAACCGTGCTTGCTTTTAGAAATGTTGATTTAAGTTTTTCTGCTACGTTCATTTTATTGGTCTAATACAATCGCAAATACTAATGGAGCCACAATGGTCGCATCAGATTCGATGATGTATTTTGGCGTATCGATTCCCAGTTTTCCCCAGGTGATCTTTTCATTGGGGACGGCTCCTGAATAGGAACCATATGAGGTGGTCGAGTCAGAAATCTGGCAAAAATAGCCCCAAAGCGGCACATTTTCACGCTGTAGATCCTGATGAAGCATCGGCACTACACAGATCGGGAAATCCCCTGCTATTCCTCCTCCTATTTGGAAGAAACCAACTGTGCTATCCTCTTTGGCATTTTCCGTATACCACTCTGCCAAATACATCATGTACTGAATACCGGTTTTTACGGTATGGACATTTTTCACATCTCCTGTGATCACATGTCCTGCAAACATATTGCCCAGTGTAGAATCCTCCCATCCTGGTACGATGATCGGAAGATTCTTTTTGGCCGCTTCGAGCAGCCAACTGTTTTTAGGGTCGATCTGATAATCCTTTTCCAATTTTCCTGAAAGCAGGATCTTGTAGAAAAATTCATGTGGAAAATAGCTTTCGCCAGCACGATCGGCATTCACCCATTCCTCCAAAATGATATCTTCTATCCTCCTCATCGCTTCCATTTCTGGAATACAGGTATCAGTGACCCTGTTCATGTGTCTGTCTAGCAAATCCTGTTCCTCTTGTGGAGAAAGCTGGCGATAATGTGGAACTCTTTCATAATAATCGTGTGCCACCAGGTTAAAAACGTCCTCTTCGAGGTTAGCACCGGTACAGGTGATGATCTGTACTTTGTCCTGTCGGATCATCTC from Echinicola soli encodes the following:
- a CDS encoding deoxyhypusine synthase family protein, encoding MKITEFLKHNYRHFNAAALIDAAEGYKAHLDNNGKMMVTLAGAMSTAELGISLAEMIRQDKVQIITCTGANLEEDVFNLVAHDYYERVPHYRQLSPQEEQDLLDRHMNRVTDTCIPEMEAMRRIEDIILEEWVNADRAGESYFPHEFFYKILLSGKLEKDYQIDPKNSWLLEAAKKNLPIIVPGWEDSTLGNMFAGHVITGDVKNVHTVKTGIQYMMYLAEWYTENAKEDSTVGFFQIGGGIAGDFPICVVPMLHQDLQRENVPLWGYFCQISDSTTSYGSYSGAVPNEKITWGKLGIDTPKYIIESDATIVAPLVFAIVLDQ
- a CDS encoding OmpA family protein, producing the protein MNVAEKLKSTFLKASTVPVLAFCAFTPSFAQGIYALKQVNTPYDEQQPVLSSREELFLSVAFHPDNTGGSRDYGDVWYSKKDDFNQWQEAKPVASLSTTGYDLFIGFPDDNSALVYHDGKKKPHGIHLYRRTGETDWKYEYQLDFGSFKNNGKSFSARLHPSGDILIMSMNTYGTFGNEDIYVSFKQAEGKWSVPKNIGADVNSYEQEMTPFLSNDKQVLYFSSNGHGTGEGRDIYYSQRLDDSWERWSKPKMLKDDINSRGVELSYFIDPNSPFTAFVTTTQNSEGYGDILMRRKEEIVLEEVSPAENGRFLAASFPVSENTPAPVTSTANVTSEVAVEETVSEVATLPGGEENVPFAAEKEQEQVAEIAQEKEELTEETVVVEEKLVEKVSEDQETVMEAATLNSLIKVSALDKNTNAEIPFKVTFKNANGDKVGVEEGLKGAQELPLRENTAKVTISSENYLPETILVTDFGEKELVMLTPADKGTSLVLQEVLFKKGTAELADQNSLTYIDQLVDFMKENPSKKIRLEGHTDNVGNVALNKQLSMERAGAIRDYMVDHGVQFERIMLRGLGGSEPIADNGTTEGREKNRRVEMVVID
- a CDS encoding Hpt domain-containing protein, with the protein product MYELINKDVIFQFLGDDPELIRPMLEMVLNNNLTELEELDSLYQKGNYDEVRIKVHKAKSAMGYVGASSTKNLLQEIEKDVANTYPKNISALKAEIEIIKKEISDFLKSM
- a CDS encoding S9 family peptidase; amino-acid sequence: MKKICLLFLVVFGTIVSTFAQKSVLSVEKIMQDPSWMGTFPSDVHWSADSKTIYFNYNPENNPTDSLYKIQLSDTEKIIKVPAKEALGLIPSSGDFNEAQDLKVYTRNGILFLYDFNEHQEQQLLELGDRISQPEFLADEAVIAFQLSNNMFTYHLASGEIKKLTHIKDGEKPAKKEAQLSEKDNWLKSENLDLLQVIHERETKKEKRKAYREATKEAEKFTFYTEEKRLANLKISPDAKFVTFNLITPSKERKNTFVPDYTDVTGYTSDLDTRPKVGDEASKVEMAIYNLEKDTVYYVQTDQLPGIKDLPDYVKDYPERKWKEENRPVITSGAYFSQNSQAMVNIRSTDNKDRWIALLDLEDGTLKTLDRQRDEAWIAGPGIGYSFGGGTLGWLPDGEHIYFQSEATGYSHLYLYNVKNNKKKALTKGAFEVFSPSLSRDGKHWYLSSSAIHPGERHFYRMPVMGGKMEKLSSMEGNNKVSLSPDEKHLAILHSYSNQPWELYLKQNSDKAKAVQLTSGQSEAFKAYDWKDPELIHFEAQDGAKVPARLYTPAPSTANGAAVIFVHGAGYLQNAHKWWSSYFREYMFHNLLTDLGYTVLDIDYRGSAGYGRDWRTGIYRHMGGKDLSDQVDGAQYLIDELDIDSEKIGIYGGSYGGFITLMALFNEADTFTSGAALRSVTDWAHYNHGYTSNILNEPFNDPIAYRRSSPIYFAEGLEGNLLIAHGMIDVNVHFQDVVRLSQRLIELGKDNWEMAVYPVEDHGFVEPSSWTDEYKRILKLFNETLLD
- a CDS encoding SRPBCC family protein is translated as MKILKIILLSILGLALLVLIIAFFVPREMNVQKSVVINRPVEQVFDYVKMLKNQNEFSVWMTIDPKMKKAYEGVDGTVGAITKWDSQHNDVGQGEQEIIGIEENTRIDYELRFIRPFESTAQAYMITESTSANQTKVTWGFHSESKYPMNLVQKVIGLEKMLGDQLQQGLDTLKGQMEE